A DNA window from Flavisolibacter ginsenosidimutans contains the following coding sequences:
- a CDS encoding SusC/RagA family TonB-linked outer membrane protein encodes MRKITLLLSMLVLSVLAFAQRTVSGTVRDEKGEPIPFATITEVGKNNATKADANGAFTIRAADGTRLRITATGHQEQTVTVNGNQVAATLNSTDAQLSEVVVTALGIRRRSDVLSNSQQGIKGENLTSTRITDVNQALAGKISNVQVRTQSAAKLGSQSAIRIRGANSVSGISNDPLYVVDGTPIDDINFINMDDVEDLQVLKGPGATALYGVRAANGAILITTKKAGRNTSNISVTSTYSFDKVGLLPKYQNEYSGGTAGAGWQTYTWQPGDPAEWKALDGKRYHTYFDDASWGPKIDGSEYIPWYAWYPGTKYSFKTANLTPQPDNVRNFYNTGQNTLNNVAFSKGGSDYSVRLSYTNQYQTGLIPSSRLNRNFLSAQSSYDINKHFTATVDFNYVNQKVDGEFSDTYGNNASGSFNSWFHRDLDMNILRELKDLRTPTGAIPGWNLEDGTPGRPDAKYFYAGTAYWTNPFTYYDLISAVNTQDRLYGSAGLTYKLDNHFKITGTARRNQRNTHYESKLPYIFEFSTEDMSSPLAINANTGGRPVTATYRTYDVRQVESNYEFLGSYNNRFGELTLDANVGGNIRQNDYSSLDNGTKGGLVVRDFFNLANSKVTPFYFATSRTKKIVRSLYGSVDLNWNNIFIVNGTLRNDWSSALPEVSNSYLYPSIGASFIFTKYVDKALPFLSFGKIRGTWAEAGSDLDPYNTTLLYGVGSNQWNGNITMTTPDRAIDSNLVNQLTKSFEFGLDLRFLKNRIGLSATYYNENVTNSLVTVTTPSVSGFSSKLINAGKLNRKGVEVTIDGYPVRNNTFSWNIALNLAKNTSKVVELYPNLTSFYLGGSDYSSSTGSAGYAPGVWSIVGQEWGQIRGRGIKKNADGVNVLNANGTYAYTDNVNFGSILPDYTGGLVNTLSYKGFNLNFAIDFTKGGKYFSLSDFWGGFSGLYDYTAGLNDRGKPVRDPVAQGGGVHVKGVSAADLKTPVDMYIDAIDYYDVNGANKINETHIFDLTYVKLREVNLGYTVPLNKVGRIGNTIKNLNVSVFARNPWLIYTANKNFDPSELTGNYGESGQLPPSRSFGVTLKFGL; translated from the coding sequence ATGAGAAAAATTACACTTCTGCTATCCATGCTGGTGCTGTCGGTGCTGGCATTTGCCCAGCGGACCGTCAGCGGTACCGTCCGGGACGAAAAAGGAGAACCTATTCCCTTCGCCACCATTACCGAGGTCGGCAAAAACAACGCAACTAAGGCTGATGCCAACGGCGCCTTTACCATAAGGGCTGCAGACGGCACCCGGCTGCGCATTACGGCTACCGGCCACCAGGAACAAACCGTGACGGTAAATGGTAACCAGGTGGCGGCAACCTTAAACTCGACGGATGCACAGCTCTCTGAAGTTGTGGTAACCGCTTTGGGTATCCGGAGAAGGTCCGACGTGCTTTCAAATTCCCAACAAGGAATTAAGGGTGAAAACCTTACGTCAACCCGTATCACTGACGTAAACCAGGCGCTTGCCGGTAAAATATCAAACGTGCAGGTGCGTACGCAATCGGCTGCAAAATTGGGTTCACAATCCGCTATCAGGATTCGCGGCGCCAACTCTGTATCTGGTATTAGTAACGATCCACTCTATGTAGTTGACGGCACTCCGATTGACGACATCAACTTCATCAACATGGACGATGTGGAAGACCTGCAAGTGTTGAAAGGTCCCGGTGCAACAGCCTTATATGGTGTTAGGGCAGCTAATGGAGCTATCTTAATTACAACCAAGAAAGCCGGCCGCAATACCTCAAATATTTCCGTTACCTCTACTTATTCTTTTGACAAAGTAGGTCTGTTGCCTAAATATCAAAACGAATATTCAGGCGGTACAGCAGGCGCAGGCTGGCAAACTTATACCTGGCAGCCCGGCGATCCCGCAGAGTGGAAAGCACTGGACGGCAAGCGTTACCATACTTATTTTGACGACGCTTCCTGGGGGCCTAAAATTGACGGCAGCGAATACATTCCCTGGTATGCCTGGTACCCTGGCACCAAGTATTCGTTTAAAACGGCCAACCTTACACCTCAGCCCGACAACGTAAGAAACTTTTACAATACCGGCCAGAACACGTTAAACAACGTGGCCTTCAGCAAAGGCGGAAGCGATTACAGCGTTCGTTTGTCGTACACCAATCAATACCAAACGGGATTGATTCCTTCTTCCCGCCTGAACCGGAATTTTCTTTCTGCACAATCGTCTTACGACATCAACAAGCATTTCACCGCTACTGTTGACTTCAACTACGTAAACCAAAAAGTTGACGGTGAATTTTCAGACACTTACGGCAACAACGCGTCAGGAAGCTTCAACTCCTGGTTTCACAGAGACCTTGACATGAACATCCTTCGTGAATTGAAAGATTTAAGGACTCCGACCGGCGCTATTCCAGGCTGGAACCTTGAGGACGGTACGCCCGGAAGACCGGATGCGAAATATTTTTATGCTGGTACGGCTTACTGGACAAATCCTTTTACTTATTATGACTTGATCAGCGCCGTGAACACACAAGACCGTTTGTACGGAAGCGCAGGCTTAACATACAAGTTGGACAACCATTTTAAAATAACCGGTACGGCAAGACGCAACCAGCGTAACACGCACTACGAATCCAAGCTGCCATACATTTTTGAATTCAGTACGGAGGACATGTCCTCGCCGTTGGCAATTAACGCTAACACTGGCGGCCGTCCGGTTACCGCAACTTACCGCACTTACGATGTTCGCCAGGTTGAGAGCAACTACGAATTCCTCGGTTCCTACAATAACCGCTTTGGAGAACTGACATTGGATGCTAACGTGGGCGGAAATATCCGCCAGAACGATTACAGTTCCTTGGATAATGGAACAAAAGGTGGTTTGGTTGTAAGAGATTTCTTTAACCTTGCTAACAGTAAAGTAACCCCCTTTTATTTTGCTACTTCACGGACGAAAAAAATCGTTCGCTCTTTGTATGGAAGTGTGGACCTGAACTGGAACAATATCTTTATCGTAAACGGTACATTGAGAAATGACTGGAGCTCGGCTTTGCCAGAAGTAAGTAATTCTTACCTATATCCATCCATCGGTGCTTCATTCATTTTTACGAAGTATGTTGACAAGGCGTTGCCTTTCCTCAGCTTTGGTAAAATCAGGGGTACATGGGCTGAAGCGGGTTCTGACCTTGACCCATATAATACTACCCTGCTTTACGGTGTAGGGTCAAATCAATGGAACGGTAATATTACGATGACTACTCCAGACCGTGCTATTGATTCCAACCTCGTAAATCAATTGACAAAGTCTTTTGAATTCGGTCTTGACTTACGTTTTTTAAAAAACAGAATTGGTTTGAGTGCCACCTATTATAACGAGAACGTTACAAATTCACTCGTAACGGTAACGACGCCTTCTGTAAGCGGATTCTCGTCAAAATTGATCAATGCTGGAAAGCTGAATCGCAAAGGTGTTGAGGTAACAATCGATGGCTATCCAGTGCGAAACAATACGTTCTCCTGGAACATTGCCTTGAACCTCGCGAAGAATACGTCAAAAGTGGTTGAGCTATATCCCAACCTGACTTCCTTTTATCTTGGTGGCAGTGACTATTCAAGTTCAACGGGCTCGGCTGGTTATGCACCGGGTGTATGGAGCATCGTTGGCCAGGAGTGGGGTCAGATCAGGGGCCGTGGCATTAAGAAGAATGCCGATGGTGTAAATGTTCTGAACGCTAACGGTACGTATGCGTACACAGATAACGTGAACTTCGGTTCTATTCTTCCCGACTATACAGGTGGTTTGGTAAATACCTTATCGTACAAAGGCTTCAACCTGAACTTTGCCATTGACTTTACAAAAGGCGGCAAATACTTTTCTCTTTCTGACTTCTGGGGTGGTTTCTCCGGATTATACGACTACACAGCCGGTTTGAACGACAGAGGCAAGCCAGTTCGTGACCCGGTTGCTCAAGGTGGTGGCGTACACGTAAAAGGTGTTTCGGCCGCCGACTTGAAAACCCCGGTTGACATGTACATTGACGCCATTGATTATTATGACGTGAACGGCGCGAATAAAATCAACGAGACGCATATTTTCGACCTGACTTACGTTAAGCTGAGGGAAGTAAATCTTGGCTATACAGTTCCACTGAACAAAGTGGGCAGAATTGGCAATACAATTAAAAACCTGAACGTTAGTGTGTTTGCCAGAAATCCGTGGCTCATTTATACAGCCAACAAAAACTTCGATCCATCAGAACTTACCGGAAACTATGGTGAGAGCGGACAGTTGCCTCCGTCCAGATCATTTGGGGTGACCTTGAAATTTGGTTTATAG
- a CDS encoding ComEA family DNA-binding protein, protein MKKLLFAYCCFLGLIAGAQDLPASTQQQLENLGDEELKDDALLQSLAFYKKHPLNLNEATAEDLQALRLLTALQTDAFLRYRAAFGKLIDIYELQAVPGFDVASIHKILPYVFTGPVLNAKENFLSRLKGGDQYLLFRLARTLEASKGYNASLPTHYLGDRNRLLTAYRYQYKTLLYYGAVADKDAGEQFFRGAQKLGFDFYSVHFFARNLGTVKSLALGDYVVNLGQGLTQWGSLAFGKSIDVLNTKRQSPVLLPYRSSGEFLFNRGAGITLGKKAWEATVFVSSKKFSGNIVSDSVERFTSFGTSGYYRTPSEIADRYKLTDFSVGGNLSFQNPGFKIGLNAVAHRFSLPLQKSAEPYNYFSFSGQQTFNASLDYGFTFRNAHFFGETAVDRLFNAATIHGVLISAAPNVDLSFLYRNLSFRYQSLFGNAFTDNSLPANEHGIYTGITIRPALGWQVAAYTDFYQFPFLKYRVSAPSSGWDYLLQLSYTPDKRTEIYLRCRTENKPLNDAGTTQVVSYPVDKIKQNLRLQFARQVRNDLLVKGRTEVIWFDGQSGQRQEGFLSFIEVAGSLSLKLKGNARLQYFETGGYDSRIYAYESDVPYSFSIPAFYDKGFRYYLNLSFAFTKNLTGWMRLAQTVYPGKATTGSGLDQISGNRKTEIKLEAQYGF, encoded by the coding sequence ATGAAAAAACTTCTTTTTGCATATTGCTGTTTTTTGGGTTTGATTGCGGGAGCGCAGGATTTGCCCGCTTCTACGCAGCAGCAATTGGAAAACCTGGGCGACGAAGAACTAAAAGATGATGCATTGCTGCAAAGCCTTGCGTTTTACAAAAAGCATCCGTTAAACTTGAACGAAGCTACCGCAGAGGATCTGCAAGCCCTGCGGCTTTTAACGGCCTTGCAAACGGATGCTTTTCTGCGCTACCGCGCCGCCTTTGGAAAACTGATTGACATTTACGAACTGCAAGCGGTGCCGGGCTTTGATGTTGCGAGCATTCACAAAATTCTTCCGTATGTTTTTACGGGGCCGGTTTTAAATGCAAAAGAAAATTTTCTGTCTCGCCTGAAAGGCGGCGATCAATACCTGCTTTTTCGCCTGGCAAGAACGCTTGAGGCATCAAAAGGTTACAACGCTTCCTTGCCAACGCATTACCTCGGTGACCGCAACCGCTTGCTAACCGCTTACCGTTATCAATACAAAACTCTTTTGTATTACGGTGCCGTTGCCGACAAAGATGCCGGCGAACAATTCTTCCGAGGGGCGCAAAAGCTGGGATTCGATTTTTATTCGGTTCATTTCTTCGCCCGCAATCTTGGAACGGTAAAATCCCTGGCGCTTGGTGATTACGTTGTTAATCTCGGGCAGGGCTTAACGCAATGGGGTTCGCTTGCCTTTGGTAAAAGCATTGACGTACTCAACACCAAGCGGCAATCGCCGGTGCTCTTGCCTTACCGTTCGTCAGGGGAGTTTTTGTTCAACCGCGGCGCGGGCATTACTCTCGGCAAGAAGGCTTGGGAAGCAACGGTCTTTGTTTCCTCCAAAAAATTCAGCGGCAACATCGTCAGCGATTCGGTTGAGCGCTTTACCTCTTTTGGCACATCGGGCTATTACCGCACACCGTCTGAGATTGCCGACCGTTACAAGCTTACCGACTTTTCTGTCGGTGGAAATCTATCGTTTCAAAACCCGGGATTTAAAATCGGGCTCAATGCGGTGGCGCACCGGTTTTCGCTGCCTTTGCAAAAAAGCGCCGAACCCTATAATTATTTTTCCTTTAGCGGACAGCAAACGTTTAACGCAAGCCTGGACTACGGCTTCACGTTTCGAAACGCTCACTTCTTTGGCGAGACGGCGGTGGACAGATTATTTAACGCGGCCACAATTCACGGTGTGTTGATCAGCGCAGCGCCCAATGTTGACCTGTCTTTTCTCTATCGCAATTTATCGTTCCGCTACCAATCTCTTTTTGGAAACGCCTTCACCGATAACTCACTGCCTGCCAATGAACACGGAATCTATACGGGCATCACAATCAGGCCTGCACTTGGTTGGCAGGTAGCGGCGTACACGGATTTTTATCAATTCCCTTTTTTGAAATACCGGGTATCGGCGCCCAGCAGCGGTTGGGATTACCTCTTGCAACTCAGCTATACTCCCGACAAGCGCACAGAGATTTACCTGCGGTGCCGTACCGAGAACAAACCTTTAAATGATGCCGGCACAACGCAGGTTGTTTCTTATCCTGTCGACAAAATCAAACAGAACCTGCGGCTGCAATTTGCCAGGCAAGTCAGGAATGATTTGTTGGTAAAAGGCCGGACGGAAGTGATTTGGTTTGACGGGCAGAGCGGCCAGCGGCAGGAAGGGTTTCTTTCGTTTATTGAGGTTGCCGGTTCCCTGTCTCTTAAATTGAAAGGGAACGCAAGGCTCCAATATTTTGAAACCGGTGGCTACGACAGCCGCATCTATGCCTATGAAAGCGACGTGCCGTACAGCTTCTCCATTCCGGCTTTTTATGACAAAGGCTTTCGTTATTACCTGAACCTTTCCTTCGCCTTTACAAAGAACCTTACCGGCTGGATGCGGCTTGCGCAGACCGTTTACCCCGGCAAAGCCACTACCGGATCAGGTCTCGACCAAATAAGCGGAAACAGGAAAACAGAAATCAAATTAGAAGCGCAATACGGGTTCTGA
- a CDS encoding PorV/PorQ family protein, protein MKGYLLFAAFFACISSTAQLARTPLSAVYPSLQTYSTQEKDAFSFRANSASLAGVKNVSAGVFSERRFLLRELSSYAFAAALPTSSGNFGLQGDCFGAGLYNETSFGFAYGRSAGSKVDIGAGFHYTAMKAAGYGVASTVTFDAGAVFHLTDAVQTGVSVYNPVGMKFGKDGEEKLPSIYSAGIGYDASPQLFIGAEIQKVEDQPLNVNAGLQYLFAEKLMARCGICSAAAIYYLGFGVKLQRLRIDAAASFHPYLGVTPGLLLLYSSK, encoded by the coding sequence GTGAAGGGATACCTTCTTTTTGCCGCATTTTTTGCTTGCATTTCTTCAACCGCCCAACTTGCCCGCACACCGCTTAGTGCCGTTTATCCTTCGCTTCAAACGTACAGTACGCAGGAAAAAGACGCTTTTTCGTTTCGGGCCAACAGCGCTTCGCTGGCAGGCGTAAAAAACGTTTCGGCAGGTGTATTTTCTGAACGCCGCTTTTTACTGCGGGAGCTTTCGAGTTATGCATTTGCGGCAGCGCTGCCTACTTCTTCGGGCAATTTTGGTTTACAAGGGGATTGTTTTGGGGCAGGACTTTACAACGAAACATCGTTTGGGTTTGCCTACGGCAGAAGCGCAGGCAGCAAGGTTGATATAGGCGCGGGATTTCATTATACAGCGATGAAAGCAGCGGGCTACGGCGTTGCTTCAACCGTTACGTTCGATGCCGGCGCCGTTTTTCATCTGACCGATGCGGTGCAAACCGGCGTATCGGTTTACAATCCGGTGGGGATGAAGTTCGGGAAAGACGGAGAAGAAAAACTTCCATCAATCTATTCCGCTGGTATTGGGTACGATGCCTCGCCGCAGCTTTTTATTGGTGCGGAAATACAAAAGGTAGAAGACCAACCGCTTAACGTTAACGCGGGCCTTCAATACCTGTTTGCCGAAAAATTAATGGCTCGCTGCGGTATTTGCTCGGCTGCCGCAATTTATTACCTCGGCTTTGGCGTGAAGCTTCAACGCTTGCGCATTGACGCTGCGGCTTCCTTTCATCCCTACCTTGGCGTTACACCCGGATTGTTGCTGCTGTACTCGTCAAAATGA
- a CDS encoding bifunctional 5,10-methylenetetrahydrofolate dehydrogenase/5,10-methenyltetrahydrofolate cyclohydrolase produces MQLLNGKETSQAIKDSLKLEVAQLATHGAPVPHLVAVLVGNNGASETYVANKVKSCQEVGFKSTLIRLEEEITELKLLEIIRDLNTDPEVDGILVQLPLPAHISPQEVINTIDPSKDVDGFHPINVGRMVLGQSTFLPATPYGIMLLLEHYKVETAGKHAVIIGRSNIVGRPMSVLLSGSGNPGNCTVTICHSGTKNLADFCRSADILVAALGRPGFVKEDMVKEGAVVIDVGITRIEDASKKSGYRISGDVDFPAVSPKCSFITPVPGGVGPMTIAALLKNTYKACAMKHFD; encoded by the coding sequence ATGCAATTGCTAAACGGTAAGGAAACATCACAGGCGATCAAAGATTCGTTGAAACTGGAAGTAGCACAATTGGCCACACACGGCGCACCGGTACCGCACCTTGTGGCGGTATTAGTTGGCAACAACGGCGCAAGCGAAACATACGTAGCCAACAAAGTAAAGTCCTGCCAGGAAGTTGGGTTTAAATCGACCCTTATTCGCCTGGAAGAAGAAATAACGGAGTTAAAACTTTTAGAAATCATCCGCGACCTGAACACCGATCCCGAGGTGGACGGCATTCTTGTACAATTGCCTTTGCCCGCTCACATCTCGCCGCAGGAAGTCATCAACACCATTGATCCGTCAAAGGACGTTGATGGTTTTCATCCCATTAACGTAGGCCGCATGGTTCTGGGCCAATCCACTTTTCTTCCGGCAACGCCTTACGGCATCATGCTTTTGCTAGAGCATTACAAAGTGGAAACAGCGGGAAAACATGCCGTGATCATTGGCCGCAGCAACATTGTGGGAAGACCGATGAGCGTTTTGCTCAGCGGTTCCGGCAACCCCGGAAACTGCACCGTTACCATTTGCCATTCGGGCACAAAAAATTTGGCCGATTTCTGCCGTTCAGCGGATATTCTCGTGGCCGCATTGGGAAGGCCGGGCTTTGTTAAAGAAGACATGGTGAAAGAAGGCGCCGTGGTGATTGACGTCGGCATCACACGAATTGAAGACGCCTCAAAAAAGAGCGGCTACCGCATCAGCGGTGACGTGGATTTTCCTGCAGTGTCGCCCAAATGTTCTTTTATTACACCCGTACCGGGCGGTGTAGGGCCAATGACCATTGCTGCTTTGCTGAAAAATACTTACAAGGCCTGCGCAATGAAACATTTTGATTGA
- a CDS encoding 7-carboxy-7-deazaguanine synthase QueE: MKEENTTIDSTPTLEARTKLPVMEHFYTLQGEGVHTGKAAYFIRLGGCDVGCVWCDVKDSWDGGKHPLWKIEDLVTTVKQTPAQIVVITGGEPLMHDLAALTKALHDAGLRTHIETSGSSPLSGELDWITLSPKKFKAPLPEVLPQAQELKIVVFNGSDFAWAEDWAAKVSPQCKLFLQPEWSKAEQMTPLIVDYIKAHPQWQLSLQTHKYINVP, from the coding sequence ATGAAAGAAGAGAACACGACGATAGATTCCACTCCAACATTGGAAGCACGAACAAAGCTGCCGGTGATGGAGCATTTTTACACCCTTCAAGGCGAAGGTGTGCACACCGGAAAAGCCGCTTATTTTATTCGGCTTGGCGGTTGCGATGTGGGTTGCGTTTGGTGCGATGTAAAAGACAGTTGGGACGGCGGCAAACACCCGTTATGGAAGATTGAAGATTTGGTTACAACCGTAAAGCAAACGCCGGCGCAGATTGTCGTTATCACCGGTGGCGAACCCTTGATGCACGATTTAGCCGCACTCACCAAAGCCTTGCACGACGCGGGTTTGCGAACGCACATCGAAACCTCCGGATCTTCTCCACTTTCCGGCGAACTGGATTGGATAACACTGTCGCCCAAAAAATTCAAAGCGCCGCTGCCCGAAGTTTTGCCGCAAGCACAGGAGTTGAAAATTGTTGTCTTCAACGGCTCCGACTTTGCTTGGGCGGAAGACTGGGCCGCAAAAGTTTCGCCGCAGTGCAAATTGTTTCTGCAGCCCGAATGGTCGAAGGCGGAGCAAATGACGCCGCTGATTGTTGACTACATCAAAGCCCATCCGCAGTGGCAACTCTCGCTGCAAACGCACAAGTACATTAACGTTCCGTAA
- a CDS encoding OmpA family protein, which yields MKNLFVFLFFCSFLSASAQYDVTKIDRKAVALYERALQLTDANSYKESIPFFQQAIARDERYVDAYLSLAGVYGQLKDYDQSVAFYEKAFALDTAYTSDYWLPYSINLAGKGDFEKALQTVNKILAKPNLHPTTKKAAEYRQKCFQFAVDYAKTHPTANYVFAPKNLGDAVNSSESEYFPSMPVDGKILVFTRRLHNANEDFFASEKTATGWTNAVPLPGNINTSLNEGAQNISQDGTLLVFTACNRQDGQGNCDIYYSQKTNYGWSPAFNLGPNVNTDQWESQPCLSPDKRDLYFASRRFGGYGGSDLYVSHKLPSGNWSKPENLGPEINTAGDESSPFIHADNQTLYFASSGLPGYGSEDLFVVRKGADGKWGKPENLGYPINTIDHEGTLFIEADGKTAYYASDRSDSKGGLDIYSFELRQDVRPARTLWVKGKVFDKKTSAGLPSSVELIDLATKQIISKLQTDETGNYLITLPVGKDYAFNVARRGYLFYSDNYSLKNKAADSTYQKDIPLQPIEVDAAVVLRNLFFDTKKFDIKPESEVELEKVVQLLQENPTVKIQIEGHTDNVGSAADNQKLSETRARSVVNYLIEKGIRPERLVAKGFGATKPIADNKTEEGRAMNRRTELKVIAK from the coding sequence ATGAAAAACCTTTTTGTATTTCTTTTCTTTTGTTCTTTTCTTTCTGCTTCCGCACAATACGACGTTACCAAAATAGACCGCAAGGCCGTGGCGCTTTACGAAAGAGCCTTGCAACTTACCGATGCAAACAGCTACAAAGAATCCATTCCGTTTTTTCAACAGGCCATTGCAAGAGATGAACGTTACGTGGATGCCTATCTCTCGCTTGCCGGCGTGTACGGCCAGTTAAAAGATTATGACCAAAGCGTTGCCTTTTACGAAAAAGCCTTTGCGCTTGACACCGCCTATACTTCCGACTACTGGCTGCCTTATTCCATTAACCTTGCGGGCAAAGGCGATTTTGAAAAAGCCCTGCAAACGGTAAATAAAATTCTGGCAAAGCCGAACCTTCATCCCACCACGAAAAAAGCCGCTGAGTACCGGCAAAAATGTTTTCAGTTTGCGGTTGATTATGCCAAAACGCACCCAACGGCCAACTACGTTTTTGCGCCGAAAAATTTAGGCGATGCCGTTAACTCTTCTGAGTCAGAATACTTCCCGTCCATGCCCGTTGACGGAAAAATCCTGGTCTTTACAAGACGATTGCACAACGCCAACGAAGATTTTTTTGCCAGCGAAAAAACAGCCACTGGCTGGACGAATGCCGTGCCTCTGCCGGGCAACATCAACACCTCGCTGAATGAAGGCGCACAAAACATTTCGCAGGACGGAACGCTGCTGGTGTTCACGGCCTGCAATCGTCAGGATGGACAAGGCAACTGCGATATTTATTATTCGCAAAAAACGAACTACGGCTGGTCGCCGGCTTTTAACCTTGGCCCTAACGTAAACACCGACCAATGGGAGTCGCAGCCCTGTCTTTCGCCGGACAAACGTGATTTGTATTTTGCCAGCCGCCGCTTTGGCGGTTACGGCGGAAGCGATCTCTACGTGTCGCACAAATTACCAAGCGGCAATTGGAGCAAGCCGGAAAACTTAGGCCCGGAAATCAACACAGCCGGTGATGAGTCAAGTCCTTTTATTCATGCCGATAATCAAACGCTTTATTTTGCTTCGAGCGGCTTGCCTGGCTACGGCAGCGAAGATTTGTTTGTGGTAAGAAAAGGCGCCGACGGCAAATGGGGCAAGCCCGAAAACCTGGGTTATCCCATCAACACCATTGACCACGAAGGAACTTTGTTTATTGAAGCCGACGGCAAAACGGCTTATTATGCCAGTGACAGAAGTGACAGCAAAGGTGGCCTGGATATTTACAGTTTCGAATTGCGCCAGGACGTTCGGCCGGCACGAACGCTTTGGGTAAAAGGAAAAGTGTTTGACAAGAAAACATCCGCGGGCTTGCCTTCCTCGGTTGAATTGATTGACTTGGCCACGAAGCAAATCATTTCAAAATTGCAGACCGACGAAACCGGCAATTATTTAATCACCTTGCCCGTTGGAAAAGATTATGCGTTTAACGTGGCCCGTCGCGGCTACCTGTTTTATTCCGATAACTATTCGCTGAAGAACAAAGCCGCTGATTCGACGTATCAAAAGGACATTCCGCTGCAACCTATTGAGGTGGATGCGGCCGTTGTGTTGCGCAATTTATTTTTTGATACAAAGAAGTTTGACATCAAGCCTGAATCGGAAGTAGAGTTGGAAAAAGTTGTGCAGTTGTTGCAAGAAAATCCCACGGTAAAAATTCAGATTGAAGGGCACACCGATAACGTGGGCAGCGCTGCCGACAATCAAAAACTTTCCGAAACCCGCGCCAGAAGCGTGGTGAATTATCTTATTGAAAAAGGCATCAGGCCGGAACGTTTGGTGGCAAAAGGCTTTGGCGCCACCAAACCCATTGCCGACAACAAAACCGAAGAAGGCCGTGCGATGAATAGAAGAACCGAGTTGAAAGTAATTGCCAAATAG